Within the Actinomycetota bacterium genome, the region TCGGTGGCCGTCGTGTACGAGGACGGCCGGTACGTGCGCGGTGCGACGCGGGGAGACGGGACGGTCGGCGAGGACGTGACCGCCAACGTCCGGACCGTCGAGTCGCTCCCCCAGAGGCTGCGTACCGACGACCCCCCGGCCTGGCTCGAGGTGCGCGGCGAGGTCTTCCTCTCGCTCGCCGACTTCGAGCGGATCAACGCCGACCTCGGGGAGCAGGGGAAGAACCTGTTCTCGAACCCGCGCAACGCGGCCGCCGGCACACTGCGCCAGAAGGACCCGCGGATCACCGCCTCTCGCCCTCTCTCCATCTACGTGCACGGGGTCGTGCGCGTCGACGGGGTGGAGCTCGCCTCCTACTCCGAGACGCTCGAATGGCTGCGGTCCATAGGCCTGCGCACCCATCCGGACGCCCAGCGCCTCGGATCGCTGCGGGAGGTCCAGCGGTACTGCGACCGCACCCAGCAGCGACGCCACTCGATGGACCACGAGATCGACGGCGTGGTCGTGAAGGTGGACCGCGCCGACGAGCGGTTCGACCTGGGGGAGACCTCGAAGGCCCCCCGCTGGGCGATCGCGTTCAAGTTCCCCCCCGAGGAGAAGACCACCAAGCTTCTCGACATAAAGCCCTCGATCGGGCGGACCGGCGCGATCACGCCGTTCGCCGTCCTCGAGCCGGTCTTCGTCGGGGGCGTCACCGTCTCCCAGGCCACCCTGCACAACCCGGACATGGTCGCGCTGAAGGACGTCCGGGTAGGGGACACGGTCGTCGTGCGCCGGGCGGGGGACGTCATCCCCGAGGTCGTCGCACCGATCGCGTCGAAGCGCGATGGGTCGGAGCGTCCGTTCCGGATGCCGACCGAGTGTCCTTCGTGCGGGACCGGGCTCGTCCGCAAGGAGGGCGAGGTCGTGACCCGGTGTCCCAACCTCTCCTGTCCGGCGCAGGTCCTCGGACGGATATTCCACTTCGCCTCCCGCTCGGGGATGGACATCGACCACCTCGGGGAGAAGACCATCGCGGCGCTGATCGAGCGAGGGATGCTGTCCGATCCGGCCGACGTGTACTCGCTGACCGCCGACCAGCTGTCCGAGCTCCCGGGGTTCAAGGAGCGATCCGTCCAGAACCTGCTGGGGGCCATAGAACGCGCGAAGGTGCGCCCGTTGGACCACCTGCTCAACGGGCTCGGGATCCTGTACGTGGGGCCCGCCGCCGCGGCCGCCCTGGCCGATCGGTTCGGGTCCGTCGACGCGATCGTGGAGGCCCCCGAGGAGGAGATCGCGGCCGTGGAGGGCATCGGGCCCGTGATCGCGGCCTCGGTCCGGGAGTTCTTCGACCGCGACCAGACGAGGGAGCTGATCCGCAAGCTGCGGGGGTCCGGGGTGAGGCTGCACGAGGAGCGACGGCGCGCCGAGGGGCCCCTCACCGGCAAGACCTTCGTCATCACCGGGACGCTCGAGCAGATGAGCCGGGAGGAGGCCAAGCGCAGGATCGAGGCGGCCGGAGGCAAGGTGACGGGGAGCGTCTCGAAGCGCACCGACTACGTGGTGGTCGGGGACAACCCGGGCTCGAAGGCGGAGAAGGCGGCCGAGCTGGGCCTGGCGACCCTCGACGAACCAGGACTGCTCGACCTGCTCCCCTCCCAGTAGGCTTCTCTCCATGGCTATCTCACGCGAAGAGGTTGAGCACGTCGCCCGGCTCGCGCGGCTCGAGCTGACCGAGGAGGAGAAGGAGCTCTTCGGGGAGCAGCTGTCCGTCGTGCTCGAGCGGGCCCAGCGGATCCAGTCGCTCCCGCTCGACGACGTGCCGCCCACCCAGCACCCGGTCGAGCTGTCCAACGT harbors:
- the ligA gene encoding NAD-dependent DNA ligase LigA, producing the protein MPTQDQRPRGEKAEEAELTDARKRVEELRAQIEYHSYRYHVLDSPEISDAEYDQLMRELEGIEQTHPELLTADSPSQRVGAPPSELFAPVRHSYRLLSLDNAFDFGELEAWEQRVVRGLGRTPEAYVCEPKIDGVSVAVVYEDGRYVRGATRGDGTVGEDVTANVRTVESLPQRLRTDDPPAWLEVRGEVFLSLADFERINADLGEQGKNLFSNPRNAAAGTLRQKDPRITASRPLSIYVHGVVRVDGVELASYSETLEWLRSIGLRTHPDAQRLGSLREVQRYCDRTQQRRHSMDHEIDGVVVKVDRADERFDLGETSKAPRWAIAFKFPPEEKTTKLLDIKPSIGRTGAITPFAVLEPVFVGGVTVSQATLHNPDMVALKDVRVGDTVVVRRAGDVIPEVVAPIASKRDGSERPFRMPTECPSCGTGLVRKEGEVVTRCPNLSCPAQVLGRIFHFASRSGMDIDHLGEKTIAALIERGMLSDPADVYSLTADQLSELPGFKERSVQNLLGAIERAKVRPLDHLLNGLGILYVGPAAAAALADRFGSVDAIVEAPEEEIAAVEGIGPVIAASVREFFDRDQTRELIRKLRGSGVRLHEERRRAEGPLTGKTFVITGTLEQMSREEAKRRIEAAGGKVTGSVSKRTDYVVVGDNPGSKAEKAAELGLATLDEPGLLDLLPSQ
- the gatC gene encoding Asp-tRNA(Asn)/Glu-tRNA(Gln) amidotransferase subunit GatC, whose product is MAISREEVEHVARLARLELTEEEKELFGEQLSVVLERAQRIQSLPLDDVPPTQHPVELSNVLRPDVVVPPPPPDRILENAPETEGPFFKVPRILEEGE